TGAAAAAGTACTCCCTGAACCGGGCTTCGCGCGTGGAGGACATAATGGTTAAGAAACCAATTACCATTCACGTTGACGATGACCTCGGGAGGGCCGTAAAGCTGATGCTTGAAACCGGGAAGCACCACCTCCCCGTTGTTGACGATGAGAACCGCGTTCACGGCCTCCTGGAGGTCAAGGACATAATCCGTCTCATACGCATAGTTTCAACGTAGTCCCAAGAATAAGCCCACAGGGATGATAACCATGGACGTGTTCCTTGAGCTCGCGCTGATACTCATAGTCGCTGAGCTGTTTGGCTACCTGAGCATTCGCATCGGCTTTCCAGCGGCCCTCGGCCAGATCCTCGGTGGAATCCTCATAGGGCCCTCAGTCCTCGGGCTGGTGGGCTACGACGAGGGAGTAAAACTCCTGGCGGAGCTGGGAGTCGTCATGCTCCTGTTTTTGGCGGGCCTTGAGACTGACGTTGAGGAGTTCAAGCACGTTGGCGTTCCCGCGTTTATAATAGCCTCCTTCGGCGTCCTCGTGCCCTTTATCTTCGGTTACCTCGGTGCCATTGCCTGGGGCTACTCAAGTGTCCAGGCCATGTTCTTCGGCGGCGTTCTCACCGCCACCAGCGTCGGTCTTACCACCAGCGTACTCATGGAGATGAAGAAGCTCCGCACGAGGGTAGGGACGACTATTCTAACCTCTGCAGTCGTCGACGACGTGCTCGGTATAATCGTGCTGACGATACTGGTCGGCATAAACACCCGCGGGAGCATCTATGCAGAGGATCTAATAATCATACTCGGCGAGGTTGCTGTTTACTTTGCCCTGGGCCTCCTGGTGGGCCATCCTGCCGTTAAAGGGGCCCTCAAAGCCTCGGAAAAAATAACCCTCCCCGAAACCGTCACTGCCTTCGCAATAGCGATAACGCTCATATTCGCCTATCTCGAGGAGCAGTTCCAGATAGCGGGCATAACAGGGGCATACCTCGCCGGAATCCTGGTTGCCAGCACGGAGGAGGCGAGGGAGATAAACACCAAGACAACGACGATAAGCTACTCCCTCTTCATTCCGATATTCCTCGTCAGCATCGGGATAGAGAGCGACGTCCACGCTCTGGCCTACGCTGGAACCTTTGCACTCGTCTACTCGCTCCTTGGAATTCTTGGGAAGGTTTTAGGATGCGGTCTGGGGGCGCTCGTCTCCCGCTTCAAGCCCAAGGAAGCCCTCCAGATCGGTGTCGGCATGATACCCCGCATGGAGGTCGGTCTGATAATGGCCAACATCGCCCTGCGTGAGGGGGTCTTTGACAGGGGGACTTTCGCCATAGCCGTGACCATGGTGGTGATAACGACCATTGTAACGCCCTTCCTGCTGAAGTGGGCGTTCTCAAAGGATTAGGCGGAGATAGCTTATTGCCCCGACATCGGCGTTTTCGTGCCTGCTTCACGACGAGCATCACAGCAGCTCCGCCAACCGAGTGCTCATCACGCTTCAGCCAGTGCCGGTCTCGTCATCGCCTTCGAAAGTTGGCATAGCTTTTTAAAGGGGTTTCTGAAGGTTTAGCCATGAGCGAGCTCTCCATAATACTAAGTTCCGCACTGCTCATGCTCATCATGATTGACCCGAGCGACAAGATACTCCTGGTCGCCCTCCTGAGGGAGGACTTCGAGATAGAGGACATAAAAGCCCTCATTATCAGGGCGAACCTGATAGGGTTCATCCTTCTGCTGAGCTTTGCAGTTGCCGGTCAGATAATCCTGCAGGAGATATTCCACGTCGACATAAACGCCCTGAAGGTAGCCGGCGGCTTCGTCCTGTTTAAGATAGGTCTCGAAGCGCTTGAGAGCGGCGGGATGTTCACACTCAAGAGGGAGAAGGACATACTGGCCCTGGCGGCTGTTCCAGTCGCGATGCCTCTCATAGCGGGCCCGGCGGCCATAACAGCTGTTATAACCCTGACAGCTGAGTACGGCTATAAGGTATCCCTCTCCGCCACAGCTATAGCGATGGTGATAGTGGCCCTCTCGATGTTCATAGCGTTGTACGTAATGAAATCGGTGAACAAGACATTCCTGGGCGTGACCATAAGGATAATGGGCCTCTTCATAATGGCGATTGGCGCCCAGATGATGGTCGAGGGGGTCATCGGGATATCGGAGAGGCTGTTGAATGTATCCGGCTAACTTTCCTCTCCTTCCAGGGGGTGGAAGGGATGAAGATTGAGCGCGTTAAGGGGACGAGGGACTTTTTGCCCGAGGAAATGGCGAAGAGAAGGTGGGTCTTCGAGAGGATCCGGGAGGTCTTCGAGCGCTACAACTTTCACGAGGTTCTCACGCCGACCTTTGAGTACACCGAGCTCTTCAGGCTGAGGAGCGGTGAGGAGGTCGTTAAACAGCTCTACGCCTTCCCAGACAAGGGAGGGAGGGACATCTCGCTCAGACCGGACATGACCTCGAGCGTCGCGAGGCTCTTTGTGAACTCCTTCCAGACGGCCCCAAAACCCATAAAGTGGTACTACGTGGCCAACATGTTCCGCTATGAGGAACCCCAGAGCGGTAGATACAGGGAGTTCTGGCAGGCCGGCGTTGAGCTCATAGGGAGCGACAGGGTTGAGGCCGATGCGGAGGTAATAGCGCTCTTCGTTGAGAGTTACTTAGCAACTGGCCTGGAAGACTTCACCGTCAACATCGGCGACAGGGTTTTACTCGACGAGTTCGCGAAGATGTTGGGCGTTAAGGATGATGTTGGCCTCATGAGGCTCATAGACAAAAAGGACAAGATGAGCGGGGACGAGTTCATCGGAGCTCTCAGGGAGTTCGGTCTGAGCGGAGAGGGAGTTGAGAAGGTTCTGTCGCTGATCGAAATCAGGGGCCTCCCGGAGGAGGTTCTGCCCGGGGCCGAGGAGCTCTTCACGGGCGAGAAGGCCAGAGCCGAAATCGGCCGGCTCTACGAGCTCGTTGACCTGCTTAACGCCTACGGCGTCTCCAAGTGGATAAGGATAGACCTCGGAATTGCCCGCGGTTTTGACTACTACACGAGCGTCGTCTTCGAGGCGATAGCACCTAACGACCTCGGAATAGGCTCCGTCGGCGGCGGTGGGAGATACGATAACCTAATAGAGGTCTTCGGCGGAAAGCCGACGCCAGCTACAGGCTTCGCAATAGGTATAGAGCGTCTCATTCCCATCCTGGAGTGGAAGGGCCTTATACCGGAGCCAAAGCTGAGGCCGGACGTCTACGTGGTTCCGATTGGGGAGGAGGTAAAGAAGGCCGCGGTT
This is a stretch of genomic DNA from Thermococcus zilligii AN1. It encodes these proteins:
- a CDS encoding cation:proton antiporter, whose protein sequence is MDVFLELALILIVAELFGYLSIRIGFPAALGQILGGILIGPSVLGLVGYDEGVKLLAELGVVMLLFLAGLETDVEEFKHVGVPAFIIASFGVLVPFIFGYLGAIAWGYSSVQAMFFGGVLTATSVGLTTSVLMEMKKLRTRVGTTILTSAVVDDVLGIIVLTILVGINTRGSIYAEDLIIILGEVAVYFALGLLVGHPAVKGALKASEKITLPETVTAFAIAITLIFAYLEEQFQIAGITGAYLAGILVASTEEAREINTKTTTISYSLFIPIFLVSIGIESDVHALAYAGTFALVYSLLGILGKVLGCGLGALVSRFKPKEALQIGVGMIPRMEVGLIMANIALREGVFDRGTFAIAVTMVVITTIVTPFLLKWAFSKD
- a CDS encoding MarC family protein, with amino-acid sequence MSELSIILSSALLMLIMIDPSDKILLVALLREDFEIEDIKALIIRANLIGFILLLSFAVAGQIILQEIFHVDINALKVAGGFVLFKIGLEALESGGMFTLKREKDILALAAVPVAMPLIAGPAAITAVITLTAEYGYKVSLSATAIAMVIVALSMFIALYVMKSVNKTFLGVTIRIMGLFIMAIGAQMMVEGVIGISERLLNVSG
- the hisS gene encoding histidine--tRNA ligase translates to MKIERVKGTRDFLPEEMAKRRWVFERIREVFERYNFHEVLTPTFEYTELFRLRSGEEVVKQLYAFPDKGGRDISLRPDMTSSVARLFVNSFQTAPKPIKWYYVANMFRYEEPQSGRYREFWQAGVELIGSDRVEADAEVIALFVESYLATGLEDFTVNIGDRVLLDEFAKMLGVKDDVGLMRLIDKKDKMSGDEFIGALREFGLSGEGVEKVLSLIEIRGLPEEVLPGAEELFTGEKARAEIGRLYELVDLLNAYGVSKWIRIDLGIARGFDYYTSVVFEAIAPNDLGIGSVGGGGRYDNLIEVFGGKPTPATGFAIGIERLIPILEWKGLIPEPKLRPDVYVVPIGEEVKKAAVEVASALRRAGVRADIELTGRQLRKALDHAGRLGAPYVILIGSKDLAGGRVTIRDMDSGEQKVVEKEKVVEETLKLLEASV